The Thermoleophilum album genome contains a region encoding:
- a CDS encoding ABC transporter permease — protein sequence MSELSDTPLTETKEAVVRTDCSQNGERSARDGHAARPPLALRDVNGPSALSGGWRRALQLLWLLSVHDFKKAYFGTVLGYVWSVMRPLLLFSVLVAVFTQVFRAGSGVPHYPVILLLNIVLFTFFSEATTAAVGSIVAQESVVRKTEFPRAVIPIAVVLTSLFNLGLNLIVVFIFMLAWGLEPRLQWLGLIPIVIALFWLTAAVAMILASLYPRFRDTAIIWSVLSTVLFYGSPVLYPAEIVPRPLSHFVQANPFAPLLEYARVWLIDPSAPTPPELAGGTAWLVIPFACFLGIGALAIWIMNREAPRIAERL from the coding sequence ATGAGCGAACTCAGCGACACACCCTTGACGGAGACAAAGGAAGCGGTAGTCCGCACCGACTGCTCGCAAAACGGCGAGCGCAGTGCTCGCGATGGCCACGCAGCGCGTCCTCCACTAGCACTGCGTGACGTCAACGGCCCCTCAGCACTGAGCGGCGGCTGGCGTCGTGCTCTTCAGCTTCTGTGGTTGCTGTCGGTGCACGACTTCAAGAAGGCCTACTTCGGCACGGTTCTCGGCTACGTCTGGTCGGTGATGCGGCCGCTGCTTCTCTTCTCCGTTCTGGTGGCCGTCTTCACGCAGGTGTTCAGGGCCGGTTCGGGCGTTCCCCACTATCCGGTGATCCTGCTCCTGAACATCGTGTTGTTCACGTTCTTCTCGGAGGCCACGACCGCGGCCGTCGGCTCGATCGTCGCTCAGGAGTCTGTCGTTCGGAAAACTGAGTTTCCGCGTGCGGTGATCCCGATCGCCGTGGTCCTGACGAGCCTTTTCAACCTCGGTCTGAACCTCATCGTGGTGTTCATCTTCATGCTCGCCTGGGGACTCGAACCGCGCCTCCAGTGGCTCGGCCTGATCCCGATCGTGATCGCCCTGTTCTGGCTTACCGCGGCGGTGGCGATGATCCTCGCCTCGCTCTACCCGCGCTTCCGCGATACGGCGATCATCTGGTCGGTGCTGAGCACCGTGCTTTTCTACGGCAGCCCGGTCCTGTATCCGGCCGAGATCGTGCCCAGGCCACTATCGCACTTCGTTCAGGCGAACCCGTTCGCGCCCTTGCTCGAGTACGCGCGCGTGTGGCTGATCGACCCCAGCGCACCGACCCCGCCCGAACTGGCCGGCGGCACCGCCTGGCTCGTAATCCCGTTCGCCTGTTTCCTGGGCATCGGGGCACTCGCGATCTGGATCATGAACCGCGAAGCGCCCCGAATCGCCGAGCGCCTCTAG
- a CDS encoding TylF/MycF/NovP-related O-methyltransferase has protein sequence MMKGRAGSDSGRQGAESTTKAVGAAGGAPPRAVADRHARRVIDALARLRCTRPLASTPAAGDPASLRRAYLDLLKLTICDLIGPTTLTVLPTPDGGVLSRELRGELKQIRAIGMDWPYNGISMGGLMRLDDLDRCIETIANERVPGDLIEAGVWRGGAALFMRAALAAHGIEGDRVVVVADSFKGFRRDKGEPSAGRSAGLEGMLREIEYLAVSAAEVRENFARFGYTEGFEFIEGFFEETLPRLKGSRRWALIRLDGDTYTATRTGLEALYDDLVEGGFVIIDDYGWVEECRAAVEEFRAARGIEDRIEWVDWTCVRWRKGSGPGREPVRPPDLPLEDAVEQLGELQGVVNPRYGLELAPTPRIPTAREAELTLSLESAQAELAGMRERTHALNAELTGLRERLGELEQRCQKYEGALGRRITRRLRRAASLVLRHVR, from the coding sequence ATGATGAAAGGGCGCGCGGGATCCGATTCGGGGCGGCAGGGAGCGGAGAGCACAACTAAAGCTGTCGGCGCGGCTGGCGGCGCACCGCCGCGAGCGGTCGCCGACCGCCATGCGCGGCGCGTGATCGACGCGCTTGCGAGACTGCGCTGCACACGTCCGCTCGCGTCCACCCCAGCGGCTGGTGATCCCGCGAGCCTACGCCGCGCCTACCTGGACCTGCTGAAACTCACCATCTGCGACTTGATCGGACCGACGACGCTGACCGTTCTGCCGACGCCAGATGGCGGCGTTCTTAGTCGCGAGTTGCGGGGCGAGCTCAAACAGATCCGAGCTATCGGCATGGACTGGCCGTACAACGGGATCTCGATGGGAGGGCTGATGCGTCTCGACGATCTCGACCGGTGCATCGAGACGATCGCGAATGAACGAGTGCCCGGAGATCTCATCGAAGCCGGGGTGTGGCGAGGCGGTGCGGCGTTGTTCATGCGTGCGGCGCTTGCTGCCCATGGCATCGAGGGTGATCGAGTGGTCGTGGTCGCCGATTCGTTCAAGGGGTTCAGGCGGGATAAGGGCGAACCATCCGCTGGTCGCAGCGCTGGGCTCGAAGGAATGCTCCGCGAGATCGAATACCTCGCGGTCTCCGCAGCGGAAGTGCGCGAGAACTTCGCTCGCTTCGGCTACACGGAAGGCTTCGAGTTCATCGAGGGTTTCTTCGAAGAGACACTTCCGCGGCTAAAGGGCTCGCGCCGCTGGGCGCTTATACGCCTCGACGGTGACACTTACACGGCGACGCGCACGGGACTAGAAGCCCTCTACGACGACTTGGTGGAGGGAGGCTTCGTGATCATCGACGACTACGGCTGGGTCGAGGAGTGCCGCGCCGCGGTCGAGGAGTTCCGAGCCGCGCGGGGGATCGAGGATCGCATCGAGTGGGTCGACTGGACTTGCGTTCGTTGGCGCAAAGGGAGCGGCCCCGGGCGGGAGCCGGTGCGCCCGCCGGACCTGCCTCTCGAGGACGCGGTGGAGCAGCTCGGTGAGCTCCAGGGCGTGGTGAACCCACGCTACGGCCTCGAGCTGGCCCCCACCCCGCGGATACCGACGGCGCGTGAAGCGGAGCTGACCTTGAGTCTCGAGAGTGCGCAGGCCGAGCTCGCGGGGATGCGCGAGCGAACTCACGCCCTGAACGCTGAGTTGACTGGTCTGCGCGAGCGGCTGGGCGAGCTCGAGCAGCGTTGCCAGAAATACGAAGGCGCGCTGGGCCGGAGAATCACCCGGCGGCTGCGCCGGGCCGCGAGTCTGGTGCTCCGACACGTACGTTGA